A region from the Sandaracinus amylolyticus genome encodes:
- a CDS encoding DUF2288 domain-containing protein: MASDDLRERLEAHRGPVLYSDLAAHLKRGAVFVVAPSIDLVTCGVAIATDDRASVEHWIHSGDLRRPTADELEKWPGDEGRTWISVVVQPYVLLQDPKAD, encoded by the coding sequence ATGGCATCCGACGATCTCCGCGAGCGTCTCGAGGCCCACCGCGGTCCGGTCCTCTACAGCGACCTCGCCGCGCACCTCAAGCGCGGCGCCGTGTTCGTCGTCGCGCCCTCGATCGATCTCGTGACGTGCGGCGTCGCGATCGCGACCGACGATCGCGCGAGCGTGGAGCACTGGATCCACAGCGGCGATCTGCGTCGGCCCACCGCGGACGAGCTCGAGAAGTGGCCGGGCGACGAGGGTCGCACCTGGATCAGCGTGGTCGTGCAGCCGTACGTGCTGCTCCAGGATCCGAAGGCGGACTAG
- a CDS encoding alpha/beta hydrolase family protein: MRTMRAWAGALALLSLTGCGDDDASAPLDAGGVDAAPTIVDAGPRERTDAGATSVGCEASTRLAVPDEPEARGPWPVGVRTVTVGRLTVDVWYPAQLGSETGVAPATYDVRDWLPESQRGDAVIPDADAPIQTCDCHRDLPIDAEHGPYPLVVFVHGTAAFRTQSLSFLTHWASRGFVVVATDHPGLYLGDLLAIVCADPRTGPRMLEEDVDAMLDAMRATSGELAWLAGRVDPARIGLAGHSAGGIVTSLSDRAGVRVVIGLSSNGAAREDPGLEGSLFVAATDDAVVPYSSTLSAYEGSPEPKWFLGIQGSGHLAPSDLCDLENEEGQNLLAVAQEHGVCGAQFAGMLFDCQPDHVDPEDARVVGRAITTAVLEQILWCADRSAAITAIPERLEHVEELRSAP, encoded by the coding sequence ATGCGGACGATGCGCGCTTGGGCGGGGGCGCTGGCCCTTCTCTCCCTGACGGGATGTGGCGACGACGATGCGAGCGCGCCGCTCGACGCAGGAGGCGTGGACGCTGCACCGACCATCGTCGACGCGGGCCCACGCGAGCGCACCGACGCGGGCGCGACGAGCGTCGGGTGCGAGGCGTCGACGCGGCTCGCCGTGCCCGACGAGCCCGAGGCGCGAGGCCCGTGGCCCGTCGGCGTGCGCACCGTGACGGTCGGCCGCCTCACCGTCGACGTCTGGTATCCCGCGCAGCTCGGCAGCGAGACCGGCGTCGCGCCCGCGACGTACGACGTGCGCGACTGGCTCCCCGAGAGCCAGCGTGGCGACGCGGTGATCCCCGACGCCGACGCCCCGATCCAGACCTGCGACTGTCATCGCGATCTGCCGATCGACGCGGAGCACGGGCCCTATCCGCTCGTCGTCTTCGTGCACGGCACCGCTGCGTTCCGCACCCAATCGCTCTCGTTCCTCACTCACTGGGCGAGCCGCGGCTTCGTCGTCGTCGCGACCGATCATCCGGGCCTCTACCTCGGCGATCTGCTCGCGATCGTCTGCGCCGATCCGCGCACCGGACCGCGCATGCTCGAGGAGGACGTCGACGCGATGCTCGACGCGATGCGCGCCACGAGCGGCGAGCTCGCATGGCTCGCCGGGCGGGTCGATCCCGCGCGCATCGGCCTCGCGGGCCACAGCGCGGGCGGGATCGTCACGAGCCTGAGCGACCGCGCCGGTGTGCGCGTCGTGATCGGCCTCTCGTCGAACGGCGCGGCGCGCGAAGATCCGGGGCTCGAAGGATCGCTCTTCGTCGCCGCGACGGACGACGCGGTGGTGCCGTACTCGTCGACCCTGAGCGCCTACGAGGGCTCGCCCGAGCCGAAGTGGTTCCTCGGCATCCAAGGCAGCGGGCACCTCGCGCCGAGCGACCTCTGCGATCTCGAGAACGAAGAGGGCCAGAACCTGCTCGCGGTCGCGCAGGAGCACGGCGTCTGCGGCGCGCAGTTCGCGGGGATGCTCTTCGACTGCCAGCCCGATCACGTCGATCCCGAGGACGCGCGCGTCGTGGGCCGCGCGATCACGACTGCGGTGCTCGAGCAGATCCTCTGGTGCGCCGATCGCAGCGCCGCGATCACCGCGATCCCGGAGCGCCTCGAGCACGTCGAAGAGCTCCGCAGCGCGCCCTGA
- a CDS encoding 50S ribosomal protein L11 methyltransferase, giving the protein MSSIVAIVIEGPSARREELEEAAYALGVQGLEIVDEDVGAPRGRVVVRLWVPSGDARRAERRLRSALSSVSIVIEEVAPMTSAPRHVPLGRGFVVVTDAGEPGARWRARTALHLAGSEAFGDGAHPTTALCVAAIERWPARALRRASVLDVGTGTGVLAIVCALRGASRVIATDVDPLARRAAREAVRRHGLGDRVIVRAGMPRERFPIVVANLYRDVLIAEARGLAARVAPGGRLVISGFAASSSREITGAFATHGLRVVARSRRGGWGCQELTRDPAP; this is encoded by the coding sequence GTGTCGTCGATCGTCGCGATCGTGATCGAGGGGCCCAGCGCGCGGCGCGAGGAGCTCGAGGAGGCGGCGTACGCGCTCGGGGTGCAGGGCCTCGAGATCGTCGACGAGGACGTGGGCGCGCCGCGCGGCCGCGTGGTCGTGCGGCTCTGGGTCCCTTCGGGCGATGCGCGCCGCGCGGAGCGACGGCTGCGCAGTGCGCTGTCGAGCGTGTCGATCGTGATCGAGGAGGTCGCGCCGATGACCAGCGCGCCGCGGCACGTGCCGCTCGGGCGCGGGTTCGTCGTCGTGACGGACGCGGGCGAGCCCGGTGCGCGATGGCGCGCGCGGACGGCGCTGCACCTCGCGGGATCGGAGGCGTTCGGCGACGGCGCGCACCCCACGACCGCGCTCTGCGTCGCGGCGATCGAGCGGTGGCCCGCGCGCGCGCTGCGTCGCGCGTCGGTGCTCGACGTCGGCACCGGGACGGGCGTGCTCGCGATCGTGTGCGCGCTGCGCGGTGCATCGCGCGTGATCGCGACCGACGTGGACCCGCTCGCGCGTCGTGCTGCGCGCGAAGCAGTGCGCCGGCACGGGCTCGGCGATCGCGTGATCGTGCGCGCCGGGATGCCGCGCGAGCGCTTCCCGATCGTCGTCGCGAACCTGTATCGCGACGTCCTGATCGCGGAGGCGCGTGGGCTGGCGGCGCGCGTCGCGCCGGGCGGGCGCCTCGTGATCTCGGGGTTCGCGGCGTCGTCCTCGCGGGAGATCACGGGCGCGTTCGCGACGCACGGGCTGCGCGTCGTGGCGCGCTCGCGGCGGGGCGGCTGGGGGTGCCAGGAGCTCACGCGCGATCCCGCGCCTTGA
- a CDS encoding ferritin-like domain-containing protein, whose product MATRPIRHERGLFASLSDDVLGPVVELSDLRLDAHPPARIELARRVWAERVRTELRSVQIMNRFLGEVIAAGDPIEVYAGAADLVVDELRHVRLTVALCEAIGGVPVFPDPIELREPDAYLRAPAAERALHTAIAMLCVNETLSVAFIEDLRARCGDPAVKRVLDATLDDEETHHAFGWAYVEKALARFPASTRADWRELVRRTLEPHRRATDPILAQLDAAGTTLADLPEPDLAALGLFSKERQSLVLRRAIDETLAPRLRALDLLP is encoded by the coding sequence ATGGCGACCCGTCCGATCCGCCACGAGCGCGGGCTCTTCGCGTCGCTGAGCGACGACGTGCTCGGGCCGGTCGTCGAGCTCTCGGATCTACGCCTCGACGCGCATCCTCCGGCGCGCATCGAGCTCGCGCGTCGCGTATGGGCCGAGCGCGTCCGCACCGAGCTGCGCAGCGTGCAGATCATGAACCGCTTCCTCGGCGAGGTGATCGCGGCGGGCGATCCGATCGAGGTGTACGCGGGCGCGGCGGATCTCGTCGTCGACGAGCTGCGCCACGTGCGGCTCACGGTCGCGCTCTGCGAGGCGATCGGCGGCGTGCCGGTGTTCCCCGATCCGATCGAGCTGCGCGAGCCCGACGCGTACCTGCGCGCGCCCGCGGCCGAGCGCGCCCTCCACACCGCGATCGCGATGCTCTGCGTGAACGAGACGCTCTCCGTCGCGTTCATCGAGGACCTGCGCGCGCGCTGCGGCGATCCCGCGGTGAAGCGCGTGCTCGACGCGACGCTCGACGACGAGGAGACGCACCACGCGTTCGGCTGGGCGTACGTCGAGAAGGCGCTCGCGCGCTTCCCGGCCAGCACGCGCGCGGACTGGCGCGAGCTGGTGCGTCGCACGCTCGAGCCGCATCGACGCGCGACGGATCCGATCCTCGCGCAGCTCGACGCCGCCGGGACGACGCTCGCGGATCTGCCGGAGCCCGACCTCGCGGCGCTCGGCCTATTCAGCAAGGAGCGACAGTCCCTCGTGCTGCGCCGCGCTATCGACGAGACGCTCGCGCCTCGCCTCCGCGCGCTCGATCTGCTTCCGTAG
- the murJ gene encoding murein biosynthesis integral membrane protein MurJ: protein MTDEKERAPSAASERAALAGRAGIVAAGTLVSRVLGVARESVMAACFDAALIDLFVVAFTIPNTLRGLFAEGAASAAFVPVYSDLRAKEGAARAKEFHVRAAGVLMIALAVLSVVGVIAAPALVVAFASGYLEDPARFDQTVALTRVLFPYIFFMGMAALSAGALNANRRFAVPALAPALLNVALIAAPFTMIPIALAMGLPAIGALAIGALVGGALQVIAQWPALARAGLWVRPRATLDDPAVRRAIALLGPVAAGLGVYQVNLMLSRSLASWLPAGSQAYLWFGTRLVEIPQGVFAIAFATALLPTLSDLVARGEHDELRRTFTFALRSMLFVALPASVLLIVLAEPLVTAVYMHGRFGWDETVQTARSLLWQAAGVWAIASVRVVVPVFHAHGDTRTPVIASVVNLVVFAGLGIALSRVLDHVGIAIAISAAGALQLVMLLALLRRKMGRLGLSEVATGTLRIVVACAAMGAASWGIARTVRWDDGASVVDMLVLAGAIAAGGIVYLGAAWVMRAPELDAVLGRVLKRFRRGRATAAR from the coding sequence GTGACGGACGAGAAGGAACGAGCGCCGAGTGCGGCGAGCGAACGTGCGGCGCTCGCAGGGCGCGCCGGGATCGTGGCGGCGGGCACGCTCGTGTCGCGTGTGCTCGGCGTCGCGCGCGAGTCCGTGATGGCGGCGTGCTTCGACGCCGCGCTGATCGATCTCTTCGTCGTCGCGTTCACCATCCCGAACACGCTGCGCGGGCTGTTCGCGGAAGGCGCGGCGTCGGCGGCGTTCGTCCCGGTCTACTCGGATCTGCGCGCCAAAGAAGGCGCGGCGCGCGCCAAGGAGTTCCACGTGCGCGCCGCCGGCGTGCTCATGATCGCGCTCGCGGTGCTGAGCGTCGTCGGCGTGATCGCGGCGCCCGCGCTCGTGGTCGCGTTCGCGTCGGGCTACCTCGAGGATCCCGCGCGCTTCGATCAGACCGTCGCGCTCACGCGCGTGCTGTTCCCGTACATCTTCTTCATGGGCATGGCCGCGCTCTCGGCGGGCGCGCTCAACGCGAACCGGCGCTTCGCCGTGCCCGCCCTCGCCCCCGCGCTGCTCAACGTCGCGCTGATCGCGGCACCGTTCACGATGATCCCGATCGCGCTCGCGATGGGCCTGCCGGCGATCGGCGCGCTCGCGATCGGGGCGCTCGTCGGCGGCGCGCTCCAGGTGATCGCGCAGTGGCCCGCGCTCGCGCGCGCCGGGCTCTGGGTGCGCCCGCGCGCGACGCTCGACGATCCCGCGGTGCGCCGCGCGATCGCGCTGCTCGGCCCGGTCGCCGCGGGGCTCGGCGTCTATCAGGTCAACCTGATGCTCTCGCGCTCGCTCGCGTCGTGGCTGCCGGCGGGCTCGCAGGCGTACCTCTGGTTCGGCACGCGCCTCGTCGAGATCCCGCAGGGTGTCTTCGCGATCGCGTTCGCCACCGCGCTCCTGCCGACGCTCTCCGATCTCGTCGCGCGCGGCGAGCACGACGAGCTGCGACGCACCTTCACGTTCGCGCTGCGCTCGATGCTCTTCGTCGCGCTGCCCGCGAGCGTGCTCCTGATCGTGCTCGCGGAGCCGCTCGTCACCGCGGTGTACATGCATGGCCGCTTCGGATGGGACGAGACCGTGCAGACCGCGCGCTCGCTGCTCTGGCAGGCCGCGGGCGTCTGGGCGATCGCGTCGGTGCGCGTCGTGGTGCCCGTGTTCCACGCGCACGGCGACACGCGCACGCCGGTGATCGCGAGCGTGGTCAACCTCGTGGTCTTCGCCGGGCTCGGCATCGCGCTGAGCCGCGTGCTCGATCACGTCGGCATCGCGATCGCGATCAGCGCGGCCGGCGCGCTGCAGCTCGTGATGCTGCTCGCGCTGTTGCGCCGGAAGATGGGCCGCCTCGGGCTCTCCGAGGTCGCGACCGGCACGCTGCGCATCGTCGTCGCGTGCGCGGCGATGGGGGCCGCGTCGTGGGGCATCGCGCGAACGGTGCGCTGGGACGACGGCGCGAGCGTGGTCGACATGCTCGTGCTCGCGGGCGCGATCGCCGCCGGCGGGATCGTGTACCTCGGCGCGGCGTGGGTGATGCGCGCGCCCGAGCTCGACGCGGTGCTCGGTCGCGTGCTGAAGCGGTTCCGCCGGGGGCGCGCGACCGCAGCCCGTTGA
- the rpsT gene encoding 30S ribosomal protein S20, producing MANVESAKKRIRQTEKRTLRNRHIRTTVRTHVKRVREALAKTDKAAAQTALAEAIRKIDMAVSKGVYHHKTGSRYISRLTEQVQKMA from the coding sequence ATGGCCAACGTCGAATCGGCGAAGAAGCGCATCCGCCAGACCGAGAAGCGCACCCTGCGCAACCGTCACATCCGCACGACCGTGCGCACCCACGTGAAGCGCGTGCGCGAGGCGCTCGCCAAGACCGACAAGGCCGCGGCCCAGACCGCGCTCGCCGAGGCGATCCGCAAGATCGACATGGCGGTGAGCAAGGGCGTCTACCACCACAAGACGGGCTCGCGTTACATCTCGCGCCTGACCGAGCAGGTCCAGAAGATGGCGTGA